GAAAAAGTTATAGATAATAGAATCTATTAACATTGTTGAACCTACCTGTGCCAACAAAAGATAGCATATGTACTTACCCATAGAACCTCCAAAATTCATTAAAGAGGTGAGAAAGCTAAGCTCCCCGGTACTCTTGTTCTGCtcaaataacaattaaaactTGTAAGCAGATAAGCAATCTAAGTAGCGAGCCTCACTTGAAGCATCTTTAAAGATATATATCATcacaataaagaaaatggatGCACCATTACAGATATCTGAGTGAAGCTGTTTCAGGGCAAAGTTCATGTGTGCCGTATTATAGAGTGCCATATTATAGTGTGCTTTCGTCCTTAAGTAATATGTATTTGTACTTATGCATTTGTacatctcaaaattttaacacAGAAAAACTTCATAACAGTATCAGCTATAgatattttgtaattgcaTATCATCAACTTgctttaactaataaattttctgTTGTGTTTTCTGAAACTTCACCAGATTCTTTACAGGTAGTCAGATCCCTTTACAACTTATCACAGGATAGAACCTTTACCTTGAAGTTTGCCCAAATCTGTGGAATCCTCGCAAAGAAGAAGATTGCATGTTGGGAAGCCTGTCAAATTCATTTCTAATGAAACCTCAGATACTTAAGAAAAATGTAATCATGGACACAGAcatatgaaaaatgatgatgaaTTTATCCAAGAAGATAGCGAGGAAACAAACAAAGGAGGACATAAGTGATATGGAACTGCCGTAAATGCAAAGCACAATACCAACTGTTACTCACGTATAGAGCTTCAAAAAGAAGGGGATCAATTTGACCAGCCAAGATCGTTGGTGCCACCCCACAGTATCTGTGTTAAATGTTAAGGAAAATGCACACTTCATTTCTATGCTACAATTGAACATTTCACAGTTACCAGAGAAAATTGTTTGATATACAAGGTGCCATTCTCCAACATTTGTTAGTCTGTGGAAAGAGCAATGTTGACATAATGGAGCAATCAAAGGATACAGTAATGCTCTGATCCAGGTCTTGGTTCCCAGTGGTTGAGAAAAATAGTAGATGATAGCTACAAGGATTATGGCTGTAAAGGTAAAAGGAGAGACGAATTATAGACATTAGTTTGTCAGATGAAACAATCAAAATAACATGTATTAGGGACAGTAACTAATGTGGTATGGCATTCATAATTTGTTATTCATCATACTTGTGACAAAAAGTTGTTAATTAGAGAAGGCTCATGTAAATCTCCTGAAAATGACCAATGTACATTTATGTAGAAGTCCCCATGGATTTGGGAAGCATGGACAGCACATACCTTGAATCAAAAGGAACGCCAACTCTCCATATGCTGAAAAAGGAAGCCCTTTGTGCAGACAGTATGCCAAAGCAATGGTATAACCGACAACCTCAAGTTCAAACGATAACACACTAAGCCCTCTGATACTTCtgtgtttcaaaatttttagtatctgaaaaagaaaacccaaAGAATCATTTTAGTGTTGCCGGCTAATTGCACAATTACATGCCAGAATCGAGTGATGTCTTGACATATTAGATTTCACCAGGAAAACTCACAGCGCTCACCATGTTATTGGACACGAAAGAATGAGTTTTTGAGCCCTCAACCAATACCATTATCATActacttaaatattttcttccctCTATTCTTTCCTCATACACAttgaaatgcaatttacacATAACCACCATACTCCAGAACCTAAAAGGTACTACAAAGAGAGTCATATTGAGCAAGACATACAGTTCCACTAGTTAGcagaaataaaaatccaacGCTCTGAGGACAACcagaacaaattataaatctttGAGTAACACACCAGACTAATTTCAGTGACACACCACATTAATTTCTCACTGTTTAACGGTCAATAGATTTTTCAAGTGGTCTAAGCACTTCCTTCTGGTAAGTTACATTGAATTCAATCTTAACCATAACCATGTTAAAGATTAAAGGTCGAACAAGTGAAGAAGAAAGTACCGGACAGTCCATAAACTTGGAGATTGGGATTTCAGATTTGCATACTGTAGTTTCAGATTGCTAGAACTTTTAAGGGATAAGTACTCTAGAACTTTTATGTTCGTGCAGTGTCCGAACATAAAGTGAAAACTAGGCTAATCATTTTGACAGTagtgttttgatttttgtggACTCATGGTTTGGCCAGATGCTGTTCTTTTTAAATGCTTAACCATGGATACAAGATGTAGGTCACTGTTGAGTTACACTATGATAAGAATCTCCAACGCCCACAGCAGATACTCATTTTAGGTCTAAACAATCTCATCACTGATGtctattaaaaaatgtagTATTCAAATACAGAACCCCAGAACTACCCAAGAAGAACAGAAAAATTCTTGTTATTAACCCCCTAGAATCAGATATGAACATCATATGGCTGATGACCAAGGCTTTTGGACATGTCTACACCATTCTACATAGCTTCATAGAAAACCAAAGAGATTTACAGGTCAAAGCATGAGAGTTCATTCAAGTCCAAAATCTTCATTCCAGTACAAGGGATGATGCTATGTCTAAGTATACTGTTTTTCAAGATCAGAAAATGATTGACTCATTTGCCTTCCCTGGACAAGCACTTGATTGATAATTCTTATACTGAGCCATTTTAGAATTGGAGCTGTTCTTCACTATATGGGCTTCTCGATGCGAGCTAAAGGCTAGTTTATTATAATCCATCTTTGccactacaaaaataaatcaaagctTACTCGTGCATAATCCACTCATGCGTCTGCTCCATCCTTATCTTCTCTGCTTACTTGGTGGCTGTTTAATAGAGGTAAACCGTAAATGTAACATAAATATAGAGATCCTTGCATGGGAAGCAGAGCCAGTCTTGAATCATTTGGGAAGAAAGTCCCTCATCAAAAGTTCAACAACTTCTGTTAGCATATTGAGCTCTAGCTCTGTTTACAGATTGGATCCCACAGCAAAAAGCATCAACGGGACCTTTTGTTTGTTCAGTGGTAATGCAGAGTACGAAGTAACTGCTCCTACTGACATCACAATCGGAAATACTtgcatattttgtttttcattctttttctagAATAGCCAACTTCTTTTATAACGTTTTACTTCTGAAGggaagaaaaattcaagaaaactaaTTTCACAAGCTTTCTTCTGTATTGACTTTGAACATTATGATAACCCAGTGGagtttctctcttttttttttcttcgtAATTCCACCCTGGTACAGTTCCTATCACATAAAATATCAGACATTTTTAACAAGACAAGCAGCAAGGCTCTGAACTCCACAAGAACTCAAGATTCAGTTTTTCCACTTAATGATTATCAACAAAATGAAGATACTCTTAACTCAAAGCTGAATCCGAAACTACCCAAATCAGTATTGATCACCATGTGGATTAGCAAAAACCCTAACCTAAGACTCAACTCAAGCCCaaaaatcctatttttaaaatttgattaccCATATTAGGGAAAAATTAGACGAAGTTAGGAAGCTCAAACTACAAAAGGAATTGAATCACGTAACTAGTTTGAGAAAAACAGCCACCAAGTTTTCAAGCAAGATTTAGAACACAATTGGATTCACTGACGAACAAACTCCATCTCCCAACCTCGCTCCGAAAACAATTCACAGTACCTTAGGGTGATCGTAAAACATCTCAACGCAATAAACTCATTCACTCAATAATTCAAAACTAGTCATCTATCCCCATGCAAAGATCAAACCTTTCTACAATAATCAGCAAAAAATCTCAAGAACAAGCAGGACCCAACATCGATCAGAGACTATGGAATgccaaaattcaacaaaaataaaactaaattcaaCAGAAACAATTAAAACCCAGTaacataaaacataaaagGCTGATCTCCGCAAGGTAAATTTTACTAGCGAAGCATACTGTTTACCTGTGGGAGTTTGACTGTGGTAGAAGCGGCAACGATGCAGTAACCCAATAGCTTGGATATTAAGGGAAGCAAACAATCTTTCTCTGGGAATTCACCATTGCCCAGCGATCCCAACGCACAACTAAAATCCATCCCAAGAAACTTCATCTCCACCATGTTTCTTGCGTGTTTGAGTATTGTATTGTATGAAAATTTCTGGTATGAATATGAGGGGCTCGACTTGCAGGGGGGTATTGGTTTATGCTTCTTCGAGTTGCGGGATCTACAAAGACTACAATGGGTCCATTTTTCGAGTATTAttactttgtttattttgcattatttatttaaagttaaaTTACACTAATACACTTGATATTCGATCTaattataaagggataatcatacttcttttctaaaatttgatataattacacgtaaatatcttataattttaaaagttatatacatctaatattttttatttttgtttttatctaacaaataagtcaatctatttgtaaaatttattgaatttgatgatattaacaaaaaaattaataaaaaagttcatatttacctcacattaatatattactaattCATTACAGGttaatcaattttctttatgattaaattattcttataataaCCTCCAATCTattatgttcaaattttaatatatttcaatttccaTCTATAAtgtatttactaattaactaaatatcACAaacatatatcaattaatcccacaattatgtattaaaatttatagatgTTACAGTAAAAACATTTGAggtgggtaaaataaataatctagagagaatattagttcataaaaaatatattttataatccaAAAAAGGGTTTATTGGTcagttcactacaaaaattggatggaaACCTAGCAGAATGGATTGGTTGTTAGGCGAATGTGAAAATCAAGGGtatttaaagtttttaaagaacgagaaggtatttgtaattataccaaatatcaGATAAGgtgattataatttacccttttttatttgaaatcttATTGCATTTTCTATTTAACATATACACGTCATATGCATAAAGatgacattttattttatttgagaaaaaaatttatatccgtaatttgtatgtatgtatataaaaataaaagatgtaacataatttaaaataaaaaaaccaatCCAAAAAAATCCACAGAGAATAGAGAAAGATCCTTTCTCAAACATGTTGAATCTTATAAAGTCATAAAGAAGAGTGTTCATAATCAAACTTTGGAAAGTAAACgcaaagaaaattttggatgCTCCAATTAAAGTCGCATATTAAACATCAACATTCTCGGGTTTGGATCCAAATTCATGCATCTCTGCTGGTACACTAATATCGGGGTGGGTAGACTCCGCCGGTGGGTGGAGGTGTCGGGTAGACGCCGCTAGCGGGTGGAGGCGTCGGATAGGCTCCAGTGGAATACGGTGGTGCTTGGTTTGTAGGATTAGCCTGTGGATATGTGGATGTTGGTGCAGTATAGTTTCCAGTCGACTGGCCTGCAAATATTGTGAAATTGTAAGATCGGCATTAGGTTGGTCGTAAAGTAATcgatttaaattagaattttttatccGAATTTAAAATTCCATACAAGATGATTGATTACATGACTATATCGATCGGTTACTCTTTTTGGCCATCTCGTTTTATCATTGAACAAGTAAACGATGTTGGTGTAGAGAAACTAACGAGCATGATTAATTTCATTCGACGATGCAACATCAATGCTTTGTTCATCATATAACTTTTATTACCATTTATATAGATATGAGGAATAGGTTGTCAAGCCTTGGAAATCATGGATCACAAGAAGGTCAAAGAACACCCATATTGGTGCAAAGATTTAGAGCAATGTATGATTCtttaaaacaacaaataactATTGAGACGAACAGTTTTTTACCTGTTGGATAACCACTTGGGGCCAAAGGAGTAACGTGTTGTGGGGGGTATCCAGCTGGAGGATAGGCAGATGGTGGCTGACCGGAAAAAGAAGTTGGTGTCTGATTTAGCCATGGTGACGGGGAAGAGGAAGGAGGAGGGTAAGTAGTAGTTGGTGTATTTGCCAAACTTGAAGGATAAGTATTGGGCGGGGCGGTTGAGCATGGAGGAAATGGAGGTGGTGGGGTGGTTGAGCATGGAGGAAAAGGAGGCGGTGGGGCGGCTGAGCCGACAGGATAAGGGGCTGAAGTTGGTGGATTTTGCGGGAATGGAGATGTTGGATTAGGAGGGTAGAGGTAGCTTGTATTAAGGGGGGTCGATGATGCTGGCATGTTTGTTGGACAAGGGGCAGATGTGGTAGCTAGGTAAGGGGCGGCCGGGTTGGAGcatggtggtggtggcggcgGCGACTGCCCATTGTATGGCAAAAGCGTCGAAATGGGTGCACTTGGTGTGGCATACATTTGAGGAGGTGGGGCATATTTCTCAATCGTATCTGAATTCATCGTCCAAGTTAGAGTTACACAAATTTAATACAttgaagaatatttatttttacatctCATACGTACCGTTGGTGGCGGCCGGAGCCTGGGGCTGGTTGCCGGAGAAAGAAACTGGTGCTCCAACCATGGTGAGAGATGAAGTGTATATGAGTGTGATGACTAGTGATCAATATTATGAAATGATCACTTGTATATAAGGATTAGGGTATGAGATGGAAGCATCAAAGAAAGTCTTCTCTTGGGAAGTTGACTTGGAATTGTCATACTAATCTCCACTAGGAAATGAAGGATAATCATTTTCCACTTTGGACATTATAAACAACTATTGTTAcattatatttgatgtatGCGAGCATCGAGCATTAATTGCAAACGAGAATATGGacgatttataaatttcaaaaaaaaattctttttagcGAAAcgtctttttataataaaatttatatcaaattaaaatgaataatatacgAGTCGTGAAGCACCGATCGAATTACAATCCATATCGACGTGACAACATTCTCGACACATTTTTACTTTAGAAAGACTAAGGATAATTAATGAGGTCAACTGGCCGCGAGCGGGATGGTGAGGACATGAAAATGTCAAAGGAGAGTTGTTATATTGCCAACTTGTACGGTGGCATGTGCAATCCAAGATGCAAAGAAGACTTTCAATTCCATTTAcacatgatgatgatgataatggtGTACACATATATCTACACGCGCTGTGTGGATCAAGAGACCGAGTCATGTCCATTCAGGTTACATGAAGAGACCttgtatttagaaaaataataataataaattatctaatattttagaaatagtTCCAACATTCTCCTCTAAAATTTATGTAGTTACACGTATATTTCctgtgatttgagaaattacatctagcattcTTGacgtttgctttcgtctaacaaataagtccccctattagtcaaaattcactgaatttgatattaataaaaaaaactaaatgaaaattgatacttaccctcgattgactaattactaacttattacaggtcaaataatatttttttagcgatgaagatatacctccttatATGCAATGGGGGAAGACATGTTAGGATAATCTAATCataaaaacatttatttgatctgcaataagtcagtaataaatcaatcggggttaaaatagatattttttttatttttcattaatatcagtaaattcggtgaattttgactaacggatgcATTTACTTATTAGAAACAAACAAACTTCAggggtgctaaatataatttttgaaactatAGCAAATCTACGTATAatacaccaaacctcagaagatgagagtgtaattatcccaatattttaagaaaaatatatattaatttgatagaatgaaatatcttataataCGTAAATGCTAGTTGAATATTTACCTAAACTTGTCATAATTAAGCTAGCATGATATAATATATGctgtataaatttaataaattacttaatgttgtatttggattgatgaatttaaaattgaaaatttgaaatctctAATGACAAATTCTCTGGAGTTGTTTGGGTAATTCTATATTATAATAGATTTTAAATCCTCTCActctaaaattatgttttataaaatattgggaaaagtattattttagtccgctaaatatgcctaattttaattttagttcgataactatgtccatttttgtttaggtccagtaacttacgaaattacttacttttagtcctttggtatatttttggacaattttacccctatgagtgtatatggactaaaatcatctttcaaaagttgcataagggtaaaattgtccgaaaatctttcaaagga
The window above is part of the Sesamum indicum cultivar Zhongzhi No. 13 linkage group LG2, S_indicum_v1.0, whole genome shotgun sequence genome. Proteins encoded here:
- the LOC105155533 gene encoding leucine-rich repeat extensin-like protein 1, producing the protein MVGAPVSFSGNQPQAPAATNDTIEKYAPPPQMYATPSAPISTLLPYNGQSPPPPPPCSNPAAPYLATTSAPCPTNMPASSTPLNTSYLYPPNPTSPFPQNPPTSAPYPVGSAAPPPPFPPCSTTPPPPFPPCSTAPPNTYPSSLANTPTTTYPPPSSSPSPWLNQTPTSFSGQPPSAYPPAGYPPQHVTPLAPSGYPTGQSTGNYTAPTSTYPQANPTNQAPPYSTGAYPTPPPASGVYPTPPPTGGVYPPRY
- the LOC105155532 gene encoding mannose-P-dolichol utilization defect 1 protein homolog 2, whose protein sequence is MVEMKFLGMDFSCALGSLGNGEFPEKDCLLPLISKLLGYCIVAASTTVKLPQILKILKHRSIRGLSVLSFELEVVGYTIALAYCLHKGLPFSAYGELAFLLIQAIILVAIIYYFSQPLGTKTWIRALLYCGVAPTILAGQIDPLLFEALYASQHAIFFFARIPQIWANFKNKSTGELSFLTSLMNFGGSMVRVFTSIQEKAPLSVVLGSVIGIMTNGTILSQIMIYQKPPAKKEKKAD